Proteins encoded in a region of the Tubulanus polymorphus chromosome 10, tnTubPoly1.2, whole genome shotgun sequence genome:
- the LOC141911787 gene encoding RNA-binding protein 45-like isoform X2, translating into MASTDSNNFERGRGGPRTWDFGRDDHPPFSRIFVVHAKGVTEADFRESFEKYGEIQDVWIVKDRRTGMDKGVTYIKFRKTSQAALAMEEMNGKFLKDNPRPIKVLLANSRHEGSGRDPNEDVKMLRLFLMVPKHYTEDDVREKFTEYGKLDSVLIVRDRETRNSKGFAYVKYFRAHHAALALESCDPTFKPIFAEPKGVKRDRDTRDRNDRGGGRDSRGEYPSGGGGGYRDDYRGGGATSMGRMNDGPMDMIQNFGLGAGSCHLEGLVSALDVTRQQLQSLFDLCPGLDYFEYNSRRGIVYASYVSPQCAAYALQKLNGFEYPPNYQISVRYAESSNSGGMGAGNNMDQSQILQMLTQLTNTMQTQGGGGMGGGGLGGGGGGNNVAGMLQNMTSMLNRSSGGGGIGGVGGGYMNSGGMGGTGGNYSNSSSNAELYCDFLLPPQQPRAPRDSPVQESLFVVMSPRAVNDKILIDAFQRFGNLIEIYMVPGKNYGYARYSEKDSAMKAMDCLHQRTIDGQYVKVIIADPPRRSGASRVNPRERSPSPKRGRKSESWD; encoded by the exons ATGGCGTCGACTGATAGTAATAATTTCGAAAGAGGACGCGGCGGGCCTAGAACATGGGATTTCGGGCGCGATGACCACCCCCCGTTCAGTCGGATATTCGTCGTACACGCTAAAGGAGTCACCGAAGCTGATTTTAGGGAGAGTTTTGAGAAATATGGTGAAATACAAGATGTTTGGATCGTCAAAGATCGCCGCACCGGGATGGATAAAG GCGTGACCTACATAAAGTTCCGCAAAACGTCGCAGGCAGCCCTGGCTATGGAGGAGATGAACGGTAAATTCCTGAAAGACAACCCGCGACCGATCAAAGTGCTGCTAGCGAACAGTCGTCACGAGGGCTCGGGACGAGACCCGAACGAGGACGTCAAAATGTTACGCTTGTTTCTGATGGTTCCGAAACATTACACGGAGGACGACGTTCGCGAGAAATTCACG GAGTATGGTAAACTGGattcagttttaattgtcCGCGATCGTGAAACTCGTAACAGTAAAGGATTCGCCTACGTCAAATATTTCCGCGCGCATCACGCGGCCTTGGCCTTGGAATCATGTGACCCGA CGTTTAAACCGATATTTGCCGAACCGAAAGGAGTGAAGAGAGACCGCGATACTCGAGATCGTAACGATCGCGGCGGAGGTCGGGATTCCCGCGGGGAATACCCGAGCGGAGGTGGCGGCGGATACCGGGATGATTACCGCGGTGGGGGCGCCACTAGTATGGGTAGAATGAATGATG GTCCGATGGATATGATACAGAATTTCGGTCTAGGCGCTGGTTCGTGTCATTTGGAAGGTCTCGTCTCGGCGCTTGACGTCACCCGGCAACAGTTACAATCATTGTTTGATTTGTGTCCGGGTCTGGACTATTTCGAGTATAACAGTCGTAGAG GTATTGTCTATGCTAGTTACGTGTCTCCTCAATGCGCTGCTTACGCTCTACAGAAATTAAATGGATTTGAATATCCTCCTAATTATCAGATCAGTGTTCGCTACGCTGAATCCAGCAA TAGCGGTGGTATGGGTGCAGGCAACAATATGGATCAGTCACAAATTCTACAAATGTTAACGCAG tTGACGAACACGATGCAGACTCAAGGCGGAGGAGGTATGGGCGGAGGTGGTCTTGGCGGCGGTGGAGGCGGTAACAATGTTGCCGGTATGCTACAGAATATGACGTCGATGTTGAATCGTAGTTCCGGGGGTGGTGGTATAGGTGGCGTCGGCGGAGGCTATATGAATAGCGGCGGTATGGGCGGAACGGGCGGTAACTATAGTAACAGCTCGTCGAACGCGGAACTGTATTGCGATTTCCTACTCCCTCCGCAGCAG CCGAGGGCTCCGCGTGATTCACCGGTTCAGGAGAGTTTATTCGTAGTCATGTCGCCTCGTGCTGTCAACGATAAGATACTGATAGACGCATTTCAACGATTCGGGAATCTCATTGAGATTTATATGGTTCCAg GTAAGAACTATGGTTACGCGAGATACTCGGAGAAAGATTCGGCGATGAAAGCGATGGATTGTCTGCATCAGCGAACGATCGACGGACAATACGTGAAGGTTATAATCGCCGACCCACCTCGACGATCCGGCGCTAGCCGCGTCAACCCGCGAGAACGTTCACCGTCTCCGAAACGTGGTCGCAAATCTGAATCGTGGGATTAA
- the LOC141911787 gene encoding RNA-binding protein 45-like isoform X1, with protein sequence MASTDSNNFERGRGGPRTWDFGRDDHPPFSRIFVVHAKGVTEADFRESFEKYGEIQDVWIVKDRRTGMDKGVTYIKFRKTSQAALAMEEMNGKFLKDNPRPIKVLLANSRHEGSGRDPNEDVKMLRLFLMVPKHYTEDDVREKFTEYGKLDSVLIVRDRETRNSKGFAYVKYFRAHHAALALESCDPTFKPIFAEPKGVKRDRDTRDRNDRGGGRDSRGEYPSGGGGGYRDDYRGGGATSMGRMNDGPMDMIQNFGLGAGSCHLEGLVSALDVTRQQLQSLFDLCPGLDYFEYNSRRGIVYASYVSPQCAAYALQKLNGFEYPPNYQISVRYAESSNSSGGMGAGNNMDQSQILQMLTQLTNTMQTQGGGGMGGGGLGGGGGGNNVAGMLQNMTSMLNRSSGGGGIGGVGGGYMNSGGMGGTGGNYSNSSSNAELYCDFLLPPQQPRAPRDSPVQESLFVVMSPRAVNDKILIDAFQRFGNLIEIYMVPGKNYGYARYSEKDSAMKAMDCLHQRTIDGQYVKVIIADPPRRSGASRVNPRERSPSPKRGRKSESWD encoded by the exons ATGGCGTCGACTGATAGTAATAATTTCGAAAGAGGACGCGGCGGGCCTAGAACATGGGATTTCGGGCGCGATGACCACCCCCCGTTCAGTCGGATATTCGTCGTACACGCTAAAGGAGTCACCGAAGCTGATTTTAGGGAGAGTTTTGAGAAATATGGTGAAATACAAGATGTTTGGATCGTCAAAGATCGCCGCACCGGGATGGATAAAG GCGTGACCTACATAAAGTTCCGCAAAACGTCGCAGGCAGCCCTGGCTATGGAGGAGATGAACGGTAAATTCCTGAAAGACAACCCGCGACCGATCAAAGTGCTGCTAGCGAACAGTCGTCACGAGGGCTCGGGACGAGACCCGAACGAGGACGTCAAAATGTTACGCTTGTTTCTGATGGTTCCGAAACATTACACGGAGGACGACGTTCGCGAGAAATTCACG GAGTATGGTAAACTGGattcagttttaattgtcCGCGATCGTGAAACTCGTAACAGTAAAGGATTCGCCTACGTCAAATATTTCCGCGCGCATCACGCGGCCTTGGCCTTGGAATCATGTGACCCGA CGTTTAAACCGATATTTGCCGAACCGAAAGGAGTGAAGAGAGACCGCGATACTCGAGATCGTAACGATCGCGGCGGAGGTCGGGATTCCCGCGGGGAATACCCGAGCGGAGGTGGCGGCGGATACCGGGATGATTACCGCGGTGGGGGCGCCACTAGTATGGGTAGAATGAATGATG GTCCGATGGATATGATACAGAATTTCGGTCTAGGCGCTGGTTCGTGTCATTTGGAAGGTCTCGTCTCGGCGCTTGACGTCACCCGGCAACAGTTACAATCATTGTTTGATTTGTGTCCGGGTCTGGACTATTTCGAGTATAACAGTCGTAGAG GTATTGTCTATGCTAGTTACGTGTCTCCTCAATGCGCTGCTTACGCTCTACAGAAATTAAATGGATTTGAATATCCTCCTAATTATCAGATCAGTGTTCGCTACGCTGAATCCAGCAA TAGTAGCGGTGGTATGGGTGCAGGCAACAATATGGATCAGTCACAAATTCTACAAATGTTAACGCAG tTGACGAACACGATGCAGACTCAAGGCGGAGGAGGTATGGGCGGAGGTGGTCTTGGCGGCGGTGGAGGCGGTAACAATGTTGCCGGTATGCTACAGAATATGACGTCGATGTTGAATCGTAGTTCCGGGGGTGGTGGTATAGGTGGCGTCGGCGGAGGCTATATGAATAGCGGCGGTATGGGCGGAACGGGCGGTAACTATAGTAACAGCTCGTCGAACGCGGAACTGTATTGCGATTTCCTACTCCCTCCGCAGCAG CCGAGGGCTCCGCGTGATTCACCGGTTCAGGAGAGTTTATTCGTAGTCATGTCGCCTCGTGCTGTCAACGATAAGATACTGATAGACGCATTTCAACGATTCGGGAATCTCATTGAGATTTATATGGTTCCAg GTAAGAACTATGGTTACGCGAGATACTCGGAGAAAGATTCGGCGATGAAAGCGATGGATTGTCTGCATCAGCGAACGATCGACGGACAATACGTGAAGGTTATAATCGCCGACCCACCTCGACGATCCGGCGCTAGCCGCGTCAACCCGCGAGAACGTTCACCGTCTCCGAAACGTGGTCGCAAATCTGAATCGTGGGATTAA